One part of the Ranitomeya imitator isolate aRanImi1 chromosome 10, aRanImi1.pri, whole genome shotgun sequence genome encodes these proteins:
- the LOC138652161 gene encoding uncharacterized protein DDB_G0283357-like encodes MAQGGKLRMGAHIAERSLLLGCLVALVIPAYSLKCHTCVGSDGCSPTEVTCPGDNDKCSTTALYVDSFPCKVQKVFKGCINSTKSSQKISISPNDRITLSLQQRICDSDLCNTKQIPGPNTTQNDLYCHSCISPGSDCNSDTMKTMRCTGEQKLCVDMKVVGSFGDISDVNIKGCGEIPSCTQNLVFSSQTSSVSVQCCNENFCNSGTDSKPEDKTPNGLQCYSCNTLDGSSCSTESVVKAQCYGALTSCLEIEGTFVKDGQTLPTVIKGCATPSICNVPILPLLQKLGTPTVKCCNQSLCNSQYSESGLQASGYLPVGNASPGTGIQNQPSTDATSGGNPLKTEHPAITKYGTGSHSNNGHTDHDKMFIDSESSTVSSPVNYSPGQAYDGMLSPGPSVVLNPIYSVNDGSSIPDAHPTFPDFTSYGEDSFFPNSNSDNDMNFPYNNEYNSYDNGGFTEIAYTDIDFPNSNDLSGGFTDVVYTDLDWNEDPSNSPTLAPDSVGPNSHDSMGSSAYNPNTMLSASNDTGGYSTNTVNNGSNGNVQGNNVNVQNLTSTTPKTHNSDINLHISGYGTNISNMDTGNNNASGNNISSPINYSSGGNNLSVSSTGSSTLGDVLSNYNNNSTSDGSSIPDAHPTFPDFSNYGEDSFFHNSNSDNDMNFPYNNEYNSYDNGGFTEIAYTDVDFPNSDDFGNYESAGFTDVVYTDLGWNEDPSNSPTLAPDSVGPNSHDSIGSSASNPNDILLASNETGGYSTNTVNNGSNGNVPGNNSTMQNLDPTTPKPHNSDSNQQISTYGTNIHNIGTANNNGSENNISSPIHYSSGGNNLSVSSTGSSTLGGDVLSNHNNNSTSDGSSIPDAHPTFPDFSNYGEDSFFPNSNSDNDMNFPYNNEYNSYDNGGFTEIAYTDVDFPNSDDFGNYESAGFTDVVYTDLGWNEDPSNSPTVAPDSVGPNSHDSIGSSASNPNDILLASNETGGYSTNTINNGSNGNVPGNNSTMQNLNPTTPKPHNSDSNQQISTYGTNIHNIGTANNNGSENNISSPIHYSSGGNNLSVSSTGSSTLGGDVLSNHNNNSTSDGSSIPDAHPTFPDFSNYGEDSFFPNSNSDNDMNFPYNEYNSYDNGGFTEIAYTDIDFLNSNDLSGGFTDVVYTDLDWSEDPSNSPTVAPDSVGPNSHDSIGSSASNPNDILLASNETGGYSTNTINNGSNGNVPGNNSTMQNLDPTTPKPHNSDSNQQISTYGTNIHNIGTVNNNGSENNISSPIHYSSGGNNLSVSSTGSSTLGGDVLSNHNNNNTSDGSSIPDAHPTFPDFSNYGEDSFFPNSNSDNNMNVPYNNEYNSYDNGGFTEVAYTDIDFPNSNDFSAGFTDVIYTDVDWSEDPSSSPTVATGSVGPNNNDIVGNSGSDTSSSYNLNTIPLTGNNGHSADPVKTKTHNSGIKQHISGHGAKIYNTGITNNNGSGNYISSSGNNTAGSGNSSIAGSSGSSSHGGYINSGNGTGMTNEWNNSNNYSNHNNAMPVGYTNIHGNNSSSSSFNDSSSNGTWIGSEWLDTVVYHSPGDNDSSVSYAGPGGMNGWGNSSNSNMTEHVGHTNINGNNSSTTSYTSTGNGTGIANDISNSNNSKPNTSVPAGYTNMSGSNNSYGSSGNGTGITNSNISNHSMGIPEGYANVPGGNGSSTSYTSSSNGTGMANEWVNSNGSYHNMASPGGNYGSFNSNGSSHFSDSNHSSNFMIPSNGPTSGNVSNYGGPWDGIESYLNHISSGANNNGSHPNISSWMHEFLPGGSSDSNKTGWIFGSNYDPNMLTNNNDSSSYYHNIQNFLSKLNGSIHSNDSQKINEWIKKNSFFSNLMPPGINNGSGYNVNSMFNRSLSDYFKSLGMSWNNSNIPNIPSMFPSVNNGPFNISNIGSGWSNIMNNPNVKNPHGNEHNSYVIPSGGSNPGAGSNMGHENINNSSHNSNMMVPGVGSGGSSNGGASTDGNGNVHNTNLSGHNTDVLVPGRSANDSTSDGASNGSGSKNGTMSNSATTFWTKSGHFVIFSALALLVLS; translated from the exons ATGGCACAAGGGGGAAAACTCAGGATGGGTGCGCACATAGCAGAGAGGTCCCTGTTGCTGGGCTGCCTTGTGGCGTTGGTTATTCCAG CTTACTCCTTGAAGTGTCACACGTGCGTAGGTAGTGATGGGTGCAGTCCAACCGAGGTGACGTGTCCTGGAGACAATGACAAGTGCTCCACCACCGCCTTGTACGTCGACTCCT ttcctTGTAAGGTGCAGAAAGTTTTTAAAGGCTGCATAAACTCAACTAAAAGTTCCCAAAAAATATCAATATCCCCAAATGACCGGATCACCTTATCCCTGCAGCAGAGGATTTGCGACTCGGATCTTTGTAACACTAAACAAATCCCAG GTCCTAACACAACTCAAAATGATCTCTACTGTCACTCATGTATATCTCCTGGAAGCGACTGCAACAGTGATACAATGAAGACAATGCGATGCACGGGAGAACAGAAACTGTGTGTAGATATGAAAGTCGTAGGTTCCTTTG GTGACATATCAGATGTCAACATAAAAGGATGTGGAGAGATTCCGTCTTGTACCCAGAACTTGGTTTTCTCCAGTCAAACATCTTCTGTGTCCGTCCAGTGCTGTAATGAAAACTTTTGCAACAGTGGCACAG ATTCTAAGCCTGAGGACAAAACACCCAACGGACTACAATGCTACAGCTGTAATACACTTGATGGATCAAGTTGCTCAACTGAGTCAGTAGTCAAAGCACAATGTTATGGAGCCCTAACCTCTTGCTTAGAAATTGAAGGAACATTTGTGAAGG ATGGCCAAACTTTACCCACTGTGATCAAAGGTTGTGCTACACCATCAATATGCAACGTACCTATCCTACCCTTGTTACAAAAGTTGGGCACCCCTACTGTAAAGTGCTGCAACCAAAGTCTCTGCAACAGTCAATATTCTGAGAGCGGTCTTCAAGCCAGTGGCTATTTGCCCGTGGGAAATGCTTCTCCAGGAACAGGTATCCAAAACCAACCTTCTACTGATGCTACTTCTGGAGGCAACCCATTAAAAACGGAACATCCCGCCATTACCAAATATGGCACCGGTTCACACAGTAATAATGGCCATACAGACCACGATAAAATGTTTATTGATAGTGAAAGTAGCACTGTTTCCAGTCCTGTTAATTATTCACCAGGGCAAGCCTATGATGGTATGTTATCACcaggaccatcagttgtattgaacCCTATCTATAGTGTCAACGATGGTAGCTCCATCCCGGACGCACACCCAACTTTCCCTGATTTCACCAGTTATGGGGAGGACAGTTTTTTTCCCAACTCTAATTCTGACAATGATATGAACTTCCCATATAATAATGAATATAACAGCTATGACAATGGTGGCTTTACAGAAATAGCTTACACGGACATAGACTTCCCAAATAGTAATGACTTGAGTGGCGGCTTCACGGATGTAGTTTACACAGACTTAGACTGGAATGAGGATCCATCCAATTCCCCCACATTGGCTCCAGATAGCGTAGGGCCTAATAGTCATGATTCTATGGGTAGCTCTGCCTATAATCCAAATACCATGTTATCAGCTAGCAACGATACTGGTGGATACTCAACAAACACAGTGAATAATGGTAGTAATGGGAACGTACAAGGAAATAACGTCAACGTGCAAAACCTGACATCCACAACACCAAAGACCCACAATTCTGATATCAATCTGCACATTTCAGGATATGGCACTAACATTTCTAATATGGATACTGGTAACAATAATGCCTCTGGAAATAATATCTCTAGTCCTATTAATTATTCATCAGGGGGAAACAATCTCAGTGTATCATCAACAGGATCATCAACACTTGgagatgttctatcaaactataatAACAATAGTACCAGTGATGGTAGCTCCATCCCGGACGCACACCCAACATTTCCAGATTTTAGCAATTATGGAGAGGACAGTTTTTTTCACAACTCAAATTCTGACAATGATATGAACTTCCCATATAATAATGAATATAACAGCTATGACAATGGTGGCTTCACAGAAATAGCTTACACAGACGTAGACTTCCCAAATAGTGACGACTTTGGCAACTATGAGAGTGCCGGCTTCACGGATGTAGTTTACACAGACCTAGGCTGGAATGAGGATCCATCCAATTCCCCCACATTGGCTCCAGATAGCGTAGGTCCTAATAGTCATGATTCTATTGGCAGTTCTGCCTCCAATCCAAATGACATTTTATTAGCTAGCAACGAGACCGGTGGATACTCAACAAACACAGTGAATAATGGTAGTAATGGGAATGTTCCAGGAAATAACAGTACCATGCAGAATCTGGACCCCACAACACCAAAACCTCACAATTCTGATTCTAATCAGCAAATCTCAACATATGGAACTAATATACATAATATTGGCACTGCTAATAATAACGGTTCTGAAAATAATATCTCTAGTCCAATTCATTATTCATCAGGGGGAAACAATCTCAGTGTATCATCAACAGGATCATCAACACTTGGAGGAGATGTTCTATCAAACCATAATAACAATAGTACCAGTGATGGTAGCTCCATCCCGGACGCACACCCAACATTTCCAGATTTTAGCAATTATGGGGAGGACAGTTTTTTCCCCAACTCAAATTCTGACAATGATATGAACTTCCCATATAATAATGAATATAACAGCTATGACAATGGTGGCTTCACAGAAATAGCTTACACGGACGTAGACTTCCCAAATAGTGATGACTTTGGCAACTATGAGAGTGCCGGCTTCACGGATGTAGTTTACACAGACCTAGGCTGGAATGAGGATCCATCCAATTCCCCCACAGTGGCACCAGATAGCGTAGGGCCTAATAGTCACGATTCTATTGGCAGTTCTGCCTCCAATCCAAATGACATTTTATTAGCTAGCAACGAGACCGGTGGATACTCAACAAACACAATAAATAATGGTAGTAATGGGAATGTTCCAGGAAATAACAGTACCATGCAAAATCTGAACCCCACAACACCAAAACCTCACAATTCTGATTCTAATCAGCAAATCTCAACATATGGAACTAATATACATAATATTGGCACTGCTAATAATAACGGTTCTGAAAATAATATCTCTAGTCCAATTCATTATTCATCAGGGGGAAACAATCTCAGTGTATCATCAACAGGATCATCAACACTTGGAGGAGATGTTCTATCAAACCATAATAACAATAGTACCAGTGATGGTAGCTCCATCCCGGACGCACACCCAACATTTCCAGATTTTAGCAATTATGGGGAGGACAGTTTTTTCCCCAACTCAAATTCTGACAATGATATGAACTTCCCATATAATGAATATAACAGCTATGACAATGGTGGCTTCACAGAAATAGCTTACACGGACATAGACTTCCTAAATAGTAATGACTTGAGTGGCGGCTTCACGGATGTAGTTTACACAGACTTAGACTGGAGTGAGGATCCATCCAATTCCCCCACAGTGGCACCAGATAGCGTAGGTCCTAATAGTCACGATTCTATTGGCAGTTCTGCCTCCAACCCAAATGACATTTTATTAGCTAGCAACGAGACCGGTGGATACTCAACAAACACAATAAATAATGGTAGTAATGGGAATGTTCCAGGAAATAACAGTACCATGCAAAATCTGGACCCCACAACACCAAAACCTCATAATTCTGATTCTAATCAGCAAATTTCAACATATGGAACTAATATACATAATATTGGCACTGTTAATAATAACGGTTCTGAAAATAATATCTCTAGTCCAATTCATTATTCATCAGGGGGAAACAATCTCAGTGTATCATCAACAGGATCATCAACACTTGGAGGAGATGTTCTATCAAACCATAATAACAATAATACCAGTGATGGTAGCTCCATCCCGGACGCACACCCAACATTTCCAGATTTTAGCAATTATGGGGAGGACAGTTTTTTTCCCAACTCAAATTCTGACAACAATATGAACGTCCCATATAATAATGAATATAACAGCTATGACAATGGTGGCTTCACAGAAGTAGCTTACACGGACATAGACTTCCCAAATAGTAATGACTTTAGTGCCGGCTTCACTGATGTAATTTACACAGACGTAGACTGGAGTGAGGATCCATCAAGTTCTCCCACGGTGGCTACAGGTAGCGTAGGTCCTAATAATAATGATATTGTTGGTAATTCTGGTAGTGATACCAGTAGTTCCTATAATCTAAATACCATTCCATTAACTGGTAACAATGGACACTCAGCTGACCCTGTCAAGACAAAGACCCATAATTCTGGTATTAAGCAACATATTTCTGGGCATGGTGCTAAAATTTATAATACGGGTATTACTAACAATAATGGTTCTGGAAATTATATCTCCTCATCAGGAAACAACACAGCAGGAAGTGGAAACAGCTCTATTGCCGGCAGTTCTGGGTCCTCTTCACATGGTGGGTACATCAATTCGGGAAATGGAACTGGAATGACCAATGAATGGAACAACAGCAATAATTATTCCAACCACAATAATGCAATGCCTGTAGGGTATACCAATATCCATGGAAATAACTCCTCATCATCATCTTTTAATGACAGTTCTAGTAATGGGACTTGGATAGGTTCTGAGTGGCTCGACACTGTGGTCTACCATAGTCCTGGAGATAATGACTCATCAGTCTCCTATGCTGGACCTGGTGGGATGAATGGATGGGGCAATAGTTCGAACTCTAATATGACAGAACATGTGGGGCATACAAATATTAATGGAAATAATAGCTCAACTACTTCCTACACGAGTACCGGTAATGGAACTGGAATTGCCAATGACATTAGTAACAGCAATAACTCTAAACCTAATACATCAGTTCCAGCGGGATATACTAATATGTCAGGAAGCAATAACTCTTATGGCAGTTCTGGTAATGGGACTGGGATTACTAATAGTAATATCTCTAACCATAGTATGGGGATACCTGAAGGCTATGCCAATGTCCCTGGAGGTAATGGCTCTTCAACATCTTATACCAGTTCTAGCAATGGAACTGGAATGGCCAATGAATGGGTCAACAGCAATGGTTCTTATCATAATATGGCATCACCAGGTGGAAATTATGGATCTTTCAATAGCAATGGCAGTAGCCATTTCTCAGATAGCAACCATAGCTCTAACTTTATGATTCCAAGCAATGGACCTACTTCCGGAAATGTCAGCAACTATGGTGGTCCATGGGACGGTATTGAATCATATCTAAACCATATATCCTCAGGGGCAAATAACAATGGGTCGCACCCCAACATTAGCTCTTGGATGCATGAGTTTCTACCAGGAGGATCTAGCGATAGCAATAAAACAGGTTGGATTTTTGGCAGTAACTATGATCCAAATATGTTGACCAACAATAATGATTCTTCCAGCTATTACCATAATATCCAGAATTTTCTTTCAAAATTGAATGGCTCTATCCATAGCAATGACAGCCAAAAAATCAATGAATGGatcaaaaaaaatagttttttctcaAATTTGATGCCCCCCGGTATTAATAATGGCTCTGGGTATAATGTCAATTCCATGTTTAATAGATCTCTAAGTGACTATTTTAAAAGTCTAGGCATGTCATGGAACAACAGTAATATTCCCAACATACCTTCTATGTTCCCTAGTGTTAATAATGGGCCTTTCAACATTAGTAATATTGGTAGTGGATGGAGCAATATTATGAATAATCCAAATGTAAAAAATCCACATGGCAATGAACATAACTCTTATGTAATTCCCTCTGGTGGAAGCAACCCTGGTGCTGGAAGTAACATGGGCCATGAAAACATAAATAACAGTAGCCATAACTCAAATATGATGGTGCCTGGAGTAGGTAGTGGTGGATCATCCAATGGTGGTGCCAGTACAGATGGTAACGGCAATGTCCACAATACAAATTTGTCTGGCCATAACACAGACGTGCTGGTTCCAGGTAGAAGTGCAAATGATTCAACCAGTGATGGTGCTAGCAATGGATCTGGAAGTAAAAACGGTACCATGTCCAATAGTGCCACCACTTTCTGGACAAAATCGGGgcactttgtcatcttctcagccttGGCTCTGCTCGTTCTGAGCTGA